A single window of Pontiella agarivorans DNA harbors:
- a CDS encoding ferredoxin--NADP reductase codes for MSAQRTELRRVQLTLHEQISPGVFVIGFIRENDFIPGQAIKLGIDEIHPPRIYSICSGNDDDELCVLFNIKEDGFLTPRLAKLTVGDTVFASAPYGTFFGTEEPAWWIATGTGIAPFRAMLRSGMGKNKKLVHGVRKLHQFYFRKELTEGLGENYHCCCSAEMMSGIHPGRVTSFLDKRHDLSGDWKYYICGQAQMAVETRDLLIEKGIPFENIVTEIYF; via the coding sequence ATGAGTGCGCAACGTACAGAATTGCGGAGGGTCCAACTGACCCTCCACGAACAGATTTCGCCCGGCGTGTTTGTCATCGGCTTTATCCGTGAAAATGATTTTATTCCCGGACAGGCCATTAAGCTCGGGATCGACGAAATCCATCCGCCGCGCATCTACAGCATCTGCAGCGGAAATGACGACGACGAGCTTTGCGTTCTCTTTAATATTAAAGAAGATGGATTTCTTACTCCGCGCCTCGCAAAACTGACGGTTGGCGATACGGTATTTGCTTCCGCTCCCTACGGCACTTTTTTCGGCACCGAAGAACCTGCGTGGTGGATTGCCACCGGAACCGGCATCGCCCCCTTCCGCGCCATGCTGCGCTCGGGCATGGGAAAAAACAAAAAACTCGTGCACGGCGTACGCAAACTCCATCAGTTCTACTTCCGCAAAGAGCTGACCGAAGGCCTGGGCGAAAACTACCACTGCTGCTGCTCGGCGGAAATGATGTCCGGTATTCATCCCGGTCGCGTAACCTCCTTTCTGGATAAGCGCCACGACCTTTCCGGCGATTGGAAATATTATATCTGCGGGCAGGCTCAGATGGCCGTTGAAACCCGCGACCTTTTAATCGAAAAAGGCATCCCCTTTGAAAACATCGTGACGGAGATCTATTTCTAG
- a CDS encoding DMT family transporter, which yields MTLLLTMLALLAFAANSILCRLALAADTIDPVSFTLLRLLSGMLILLPIASATREPAPSKGWKNAVLSGSALFIYALAFSLGYVTIASGIGTLILVGAVQFSMFAWAVIQKDPISRSKWIGAGISFAGLIVLVSPGLTAPDLKGATLMSAAGIAWGLYSIRGRGARSPVLMTARNFTCAVPIIGITAALFFQSLEISPRGAIIAVLSGSLTSGLAYVIWYRALRHLSTVTASMVQLLIPVLAAAGGVVFLDEPLTARLLISSALILGGVGLGSLKQSGRI from the coding sequence ATGACGCTGCTTTTAACCATGCTCGCCCTGCTCGCATTTGCGGCCAACTCCATCCTTTGCCGGCTGGCGCTGGCCGCCGACACAATTGATCCCGTCTCCTTCACTCTGCTTCGCCTGCTCAGCGGGATGCTGATTCTGCTTCCGATCGCTTCCGCAACCCGCGAACCCGCTCCTTCCAAAGGCTGGAAAAACGCGGTCCTTTCCGGCTCCGCCCTTTTCATCTATGCCCTCGCCTTTTCACTCGGCTACGTCACGATCGCCTCCGGCATAGGCACCCTGATTCTAGTCGGAGCCGTCCAGTTTTCCATGTTTGCCTGGGCGGTCATTCAAAAGGATCCGATTTCCAGAAGCAAATGGATCGGGGCCGGAATCTCCTTCGCCGGTTTAATCGTTCTCGTTTCACCGGGCCTCACGGCCCCCGATCTAAAAGGCGCCACGTTGATGTCCGCCGCCGGCATCGCCTGGGGACTCTATTCCATTCGCGGCCGCGGAGCCCGGTCCCCCGTTCTGATGACCGCCCGGAACTTCACCTGCGCGGTTCCAATCATTGGAATAACCGCCGCGCTGTTTTTCCAATCGTTGGAAATTTCGCCGCGCGGAGCAATCATCGCTGTTTTGTCGGGATCACTCACTTCCGGACTGGCTTATGTCATCTGGTACCGGGCACTGCGGCATCTTTCCACCGTCACCGCCTCGATGGTGCAGCTGCTGATTCCGGTCCTCGCCGCGGCCGGCGGGGTTGTTTTTCTGGATGAACCGCTAACCGCCCGCCTGCTCATTTCATCGGCACTGATTCTCGGAGGAGTCGGCCTGGGAAGCCTCAAACAATCCGGCCGGATTTAA
- the rlmN gene encoding 23S rRNA (adenine(2503)-C(2))-methyltransferase RlmN gives MNEKIPLFGKTLSQLQELTAGYGLPKFTARQIADWLYKKDIKSIDEMTNLSKKARDLLNQNHTFGLTEYVDVKESSDGTRKYLFPTAHGKFIETAMIPFKDRKTVCVSSQVGCKMGCLFCMTAKQGFQSQLTAGEIVNQIRNLPEREDITNIVYMGMGEPFDNLDEVLNSVEVLTSDWGFAMSPRRITVSSIGIIPAMIRFMEECEAHLAISLHTPFHEERQKLMPVQIAYPIEQVVEQLKEYDFSGQRRVSFEYIVFGGLNDTPDHVKALANMLRGLKCRVNLIRFHPVPGTPLHGTDEETLQRFKDGLNNKGILTTIRASRGLDIDAACGLLSTKALLKKGI, from the coding sequence ATGAACGAAAAAATTCCACTCTTTGGAAAAACGCTAAGCCAGCTGCAGGAGCTGACCGCCGGCTACGGACTGCCTAAATTCACCGCCAGGCAGATCGCCGACTGGCTCTATAAAAAGGATATCAAATCGATCGATGAGATGACCAACCTCTCGAAAAAGGCGCGCGATCTCCTGAATCAGAACCATACCTTCGGCCTGACCGAATACGTCGACGTCAAAGAAAGCTCCGACGGCACCCGAAAATATCTTTTCCCCACCGCACACGGAAAATTCATCGAAACCGCCATGATTCCGTTCAAGGATCGTAAAACCGTCTGTGTCTCGTCACAGGTCGGCTGCAAAATGGGCTGTCTCTTCTGTATGACCGCCAAACAGGGATTTCAGAGCCAGCTCACCGCCGGCGAAATCGTCAACCAGATCCGCAACCTGCCCGAACGCGAAGACATCACCAATATCGTCTACATGGGAATGGGCGAGCCTTTCGACAACCTCGACGAAGTACTGAACAGCGTCGAAGTCCTCACCTCCGACTGGGGCTTTGCCATGAGCCCGCGCCGCATCACCGTCTCATCCATCGGCATCATTCCGGCCATGATCCGCTTTATGGAAGAGTGCGAAGCCCACCTGGCCATCAGCCTGCACACCCCTTTCCACGAAGAGCGGCAGAAACTGATGCCGGTGCAGATTGCCTACCCGATCGAACAGGTGGTTGAACAACTGAAAGAATATGACTTCAGCGGACAGCGCCGCGTTTCCTTCGAATACATCGTTTTCGGCGGACTCAACGACACGCCGGATCATGTTAAAGCACTGGCGAACATGCTGCGCGGACTGAAGTGCCGCGTAAACCTCATTCGTTTTCACCCCGTCCCCGGAACCCCGCTGCACGGAACCGATGAAGAAACGCTGCAGCGCTTCAAAGACGGTCTGAACAACAAAGGAATTCTCACTACCATCCGCGCCTCCCGCGGCCTCGATATTGACGCCGCATGCGGCCTCCTTTCAACCAAAGCCCTCCTGAAAAAAGGGATATGA
- a CDS encoding DUF1800 domain-containing protein → MKRSVNLRAGAAGFFCSAVCIAWAVQAAPPAEMDSDGNGLPDIWEALYGGGFDLQPDADDDGDGVSNLDESRAGTYALDAASVLKLSVSNQPPAGIRIEWPQLPHRSSELESAESLNSTVWSFEGSGSVNSNDVLYAEFPPGPSNRFFRVKNTDLDLDTDGVPDWMEEKLGFSPTNSASVLASGDLAAFNQIYTDVPVTNSPTEAQAARFLMQATFGPTYADITNLQAVGIEPWIDEQMALPPYYTRPYIDEIDADLFAGFPNPDIQGYAYSISPYTFVFGNNFMTTWARGAIQADDQLRQRVAFALSQILVVSRADANFANKPGPIADYYDLFIEHAFGNYRDILHDVTFHACMGIYLSHLGNQKADVSTNRYPDENFAREIMQLFSIGLWELNPDGTRVLDEFGEPVPTYGNEEITELARVFTGLKWAGYAWDSEGIWDSKLYPPMAMFPDYHDFGEKTLLNGYVIPARVPSTANGLQDIEDALDHIFNHPNVGPFIGRQLIQFLVTSNPSREYVARISAVFDDNGSGVRGDLGAVVRAILLDPEARTPVEFLARVQFGQLREPVIRAMHLARVQHLGRFEHLKWWDWGQFAQDSLQEPMYAPSVFNFYRPDYRLPGPLAEGGFDSPAFGITDSYSAISFPNRLWNQMNNGFKNGSNYHYPPDWSAFLPLVMDVPALVDRAALLFCGGDMSADTRELIIGLVSRLDENSEQIERIRLAVYFALMSPEGATLK, encoded by the coding sequence ATGAAACGGTCTGTTAATCTGCGAGCCGGCGCAGCCGGGTTTTTTTGTTCGGCAGTGTGCATCGCGTGGGCGGTGCAGGCAGCTCCGCCAGCCGAAATGGATTCGGATGGAAACGGTCTGCCGGATATCTGGGAAGCGTTGTATGGCGGCGGATTTGATCTGCAGCCCGATGCCGATGATGACGGCGACGGGGTATCGAACCTGGATGAAAGCCGTGCGGGAACCTATGCGCTGGATGCGGCCAGCGTTTTGAAACTGTCGGTCTCCAATCAGCCGCCTGCGGGGATCCGCATTGAATGGCCGCAGCTTCCGCATCGGAGCAGTGAACTTGAATCGGCCGAATCGCTGAACAGCACGGTCTGGTCTTTTGAAGGGAGCGGAAGTGTCAACAGCAACGACGTGCTCTATGCTGAATTTCCGCCGGGCCCTTCCAACCGGTTTTTCCGGGTGAAGAATACAGATCTTGATCTGGATACCGACGGGGTGCCGGACTGGATGGAGGAGAAGCTCGGTTTCAGTCCGACCAACAGTGCGTCGGTGCTGGCCTCCGGAGATCTGGCGGCGTTTAATCAGATCTACACCGATGTGCCGGTTACAAATAGCCCGACCGAAGCGCAGGCGGCCCGGTTTCTGATGCAGGCCACGTTCGGGCCGACCTATGCAGATATCACGAATCTGCAGGCGGTGGGGATCGAGCCGTGGATTGATGAGCAGATGGCGTTGCCGCCGTATTATACCCGACCTTACATCGATGAAATTGATGCGGATCTCTTTGCCGGTTTTCCCAATCCGGATATTCAGGGATACGCCTATTCCATCAGTCCTTATACCTTTGTTTTCGGGAATAATTTCATGACCACCTGGGCCCGCGGCGCGATACAGGCGGATGATCAGCTGCGCCAGCGGGTGGCCTTTGCGCTGAGTCAGATTCTGGTTGTTTCGCGGGCGGATGCCAATTTTGCGAATAAGCCGGGTCCGATTGCGGATTACTATGATCTGTTTATTGAGCATGCATTTGGAAATTACCGGGACATACTGCACGACGTGACGTTCCACGCCTGTATGGGGATTTATCTCAGTCACCTCGGCAATCAGAAAGCCGATGTTTCCACCAACCGCTATCCTGATGAAAATTTCGCGCGGGAAATCATGCAGCTGTTTTCGATCGGTCTGTGGGAGCTGAATCCTGACGGAACACGGGTGCTGGATGAGTTCGGCGAACCCGTTCCAACCTATGGAAATGAGGAGATCACAGAGCTGGCCCGGGTGTTCACCGGTCTGAAATGGGCGGGCTATGCCTGGGACAGTGAGGGCATATGGGATTCAAAGCTCTATCCGCCGATGGCCATGTTTCCGGATTATCATGATTTCGGAGAAAAGACGCTGCTCAACGGTTACGTGATCCCGGCCCGGGTCCCGAGTACGGCCAATGGACTGCAGGATATCGAAGACGCACTGGATCATATTTTCAACCATCCGAATGTAGGGCCGTTTATCGGCCGGCAGCTCATTCAGTTTCTGGTGACCTCTAATCCTTCGCGGGAATATGTGGCCCGGATTTCGGCGGTGTTTGATGATAACGGTTCGGGGGTTCGCGGTGATCTCGGTGCCGTGGTGCGCGCCATTCTGCTGGATCCCGAGGCCCGCACGCCGGTGGAATTCCTGGCCCGCGTGCAATTCGGGCAACTACGGGAGCCGGTCATCCGTGCGATGCATCTGGCGCGGGTGCAGCATCTCGGGCGTTTTGAACATTTGAAATGGTGGGACTGGGGTCAGTTTGCCCAGGATTCCCTGCAGGAACCCATGTATGCGCCGTCGGTGTTTAATTTTTACCGGCCGGATTACCGGCTGCCCGGACCGCTGGCGGAGGGCGGATTTGATTCGCCGGCTTTCGGTATTACGGACAGCTATTCCGCGATCTCCTTTCCGAACCGGCTGTGGAACCAGATGAACAACGGGTTTAAAAACGGCAGTAATTATCACTATCCGCCGGACTGGTCAGCCTTCCTTCCGCTGGTTATGGATGTACCGGCATTGGTTGATCGTGCGGCACTGCTGTTCTGCGGCGGTGATATGTCGGCCGATACCCGGGAGCTGATTATCGGGCTGGTTTCCCGGCTGGATGAAAACAGCGAGCAGATTGAACGCATCCGCTTGGCAGTCTATTTCGCCCTGATGAGTCCGGAAGGCGCAACCCTGAAATAA
- a CDS encoding MalY/PatB family protein — MEKKIVYDFDMPVSRLGTHAEKYEARERFFGKADVEPFWVADMDLPTPEFLVEKLRARTGHPMFGYTEQYDEVFDAVQWWMKNEHQAEIESAWISLSPSVVTTISMAIQCCTEEGEAVAVLSPVYGPFFTCTKINKRKIADVPLCVENAKFEIDFQALEKTLSRPEVKLMLMCNPQNPGGRAWSFQCLEKVVALCVKYRVILLSDEIHSDIVYAPAKHRSVLNLPAADEIAVVAHSIGKTFNTSGLQSSFVVIKNPKLRSAFRRAQDRAHCGDINLFGKAALASALSPAGAEYKRQLLVYLHENTRQVCARLNQVENLTVMEPEATFLVWSDFRAFGDWQTVFRKLINEANVALSGGNFFGPAGEGWFRINCAHPRSVLLPAVERIVDIFSGA, encoded by the coding sequence ATGGAAAAAAAAATAGTTTACGATTTTGATATGCCCGTCTCCCGCCTCGGTACGCATGCCGAAAAATATGAAGCCCGCGAACGCTTCTTCGGTAAAGCCGATGTGGAGCCGTTCTGGGTGGCGGATATGGATCTTCCAACCCCTGAATTTCTGGTTGAAAAACTGCGCGCACGCACCGGTCATCCCATGTTCGGCTATACCGAGCAATATGATGAGGTTTTTGATGCGGTGCAGTGGTGGATGAAAAATGAGCATCAGGCCGAGATCGAGTCCGCATGGATTTCACTGTCGCCTTCTGTGGTCACTACCATCTCGATGGCCATTCAGTGCTGCACGGAAGAGGGCGAAGCTGTTGCGGTGCTTTCCCCGGTGTACGGCCCGTTTTTCACCTGCACTAAAATCAACAAACGTAAAATAGCCGATGTGCCGTTGTGTGTGGAAAACGCTAAATTTGAAATCGATTTCCAGGCCTTGGAAAAGACGCTGTCCCGTCCGGAAGTGAAATTGATGCTCATGTGCAATCCACAGAATCCCGGCGGACGCGCGTGGAGTTTCCAATGTCTGGAAAAAGTGGTGGCGCTTTGCGTGAAATATCGGGTGATTCTGCTGAGCGATGAAATTCACAGTGATATTGTTTATGCCCCGGCGAAACACCGGTCGGTTTTAAATCTGCCGGCTGCCGATGAAATTGCCGTGGTTGCACATTCCATCGGAAAAACCTTCAACACCAGCGGACTGCAGTCCTCTTTCGTTGTGATAAAAAATCCGAAACTGCGTTCAGCGTTCCGTCGGGCGCAGGATCGGGCGCACTGCGGCGATATCAACCTGTTCGGCAAAGCGGCACTGGCATCGGCGCTTTCGCCTGCCGGCGCCGAATATAAGCGCCAGCTGCTGGTTTATCTGCATGAAAATACCCGGCAGGTTTGCGCACGGCTGAATCAGGTTGAAAACCTGACCGTTATGGAGCCCGAAGCCACCTTTCTGGTCTGGAGCGATTTTCGCGCTTTCGGCGACTGGCAGACGGTATTCAGAAAACTGATCAACGAGGCCAACGTGGCGCTTTCCGGGGGTAATTTTTTCGGTCCGGCCGGCGAGGGCTGGTTCCGGATTAACTGCGCGCATCCGCGTTCTGTGCTGCTTCCCGCAGTGGAGCGGATTGTGGATATTTTTTCAGGCGCTTGA
- a CDS encoding tRNA-(ms[2]io[6]A)-hydroxylase, translating to MMELVSQSDLDNLLKFLPCRSPQAWIDEALRQEEILLLNHCYLEQCAARTALGLMFRCPDKPDVLIKMSKLAREELRHFEKVHELLTKRGYTYKILKPSRYAGLMHEPARRKEPGNLTDTLIIGAYIEARSCERFYSLAPHMDEEISAFFRSLLKSEARHFRDYLTLAQHYSDEPIEARVAFFGEVEQKAIESEDDLFRFHSGVPAEPN from the coding sequence ATGATGGAACTGGTCAGTCAGAGCGATTTAGACAATTTACTGAAATTTCTGCCGTGCAGAAGTCCGCAGGCCTGGATTGATGAGGCGCTGCGGCAGGAGGAAATCCTGCTGCTGAATCACTGTTATCTGGAACAGTGTGCGGCACGCACCGCGCTGGGACTGATGTTCCGGTGTCCGGATAAACCGGATGTGCTGATCAAAATGTCGAAACTGGCCCGTGAAGAATTACGGCATTTTGAAAAGGTGCATGAGCTGCTGACGAAGCGGGGGTACACCTATAAAATCCTGAAGCCATCGCGCTATGCCGGGCTGATGCACGAGCCGGCGCGGAGAAAGGAGCCGGGAAATCTGACCGATACGCTGATTATCGGGGCCTACATCGAGGCGCGTTCGTGCGAGCGGTTTTATTCGCTGGCTCCGCATATGGACGAAGAAATCAGTGCGTTTTTCCGGTCGCTGCTGAAATCGGAGGCGCGGCATTTCCGGGATTATCTGACGCTTGCTCAGCACTATTCCGATGAGCCGATTGAAGCACGCGTAGCCTTTTTCGGTGAAGTTGAACAAAAGGCCATTGAATCCGAGGACGATCTTTTCCGGTTTCACAGTGGCGTGCCTGCAGAGCCGAATTAG
- the ovoA gene encoding 5-histidylcysteine sulfoxide synthase has product MDKVTQNIDLVSGDVETKRADIRAYFVNTWALYESVFDTLASDEAFYERPQPLRHPLIFYFGHTATFFINKLMLAKLIDRRINPEFESLFAIGVDEMSWDDLDETHYDWPPVQAVRDYRDQVKDIVCRLIDTIDFTLPIDWDSPLWPVMMGIEHERIHLETSSVLIRQLDLEKVRPHAFFPACTAVGPAIENKLVAVDGGDVVLGKERDHRLYGWDNEYGHAEMDVPPFRASRYLVSNGEYLGFINAGGYEEDRYWDEEGLAWRNYHHATMPEFWRGEPGNYRLRLMTEEIPLPLNWPVEVCYLEAKAFCNWKSEQTGCHVRMPDEAEYRRLLQVAGLEAEHHESPISANWNLEHYASSVPVDTFAHGDFYDVVGNVWQWNETPIYPFDGFEVHPLYDDFTVPTFDNRHNLIKGGSWISTGNEIALHSRYAFRRHFYQHAGFRYVVSDKPVKTDFDVYETDELVSQYCEFHYGDACFGIPNFPKAIAQIALEAVEAKGKALDIGCSVGRTAFEIADVFEEVDALDFSARFVQVGARMQAKGRIRYERQEEGELVTFQERTLEGLGLTGDYSNIHFLQQDATNMKPIFSGYDLVIAANLIDRLNNPARFLKEIPNRMNLGGILLIASPYTWLEDFTPKCNWLGGFKKDGEPVTTLDGLHALLDDSFEMIREPQKVPFVIRETRHKHQHTLSEVTLWKKK; this is encoded by the coding sequence ATGGATAAGGTTACGCAGAATATTGATCTGGTTTCGGGTGATGTAGAAACCAAACGCGCGGACATCCGGGCATACTTCGTGAACACCTGGGCGCTCTACGAATCTGTGTTTGATACGCTGGCTTCCGATGAGGCGTTCTATGAGCGGCCGCAGCCGCTGCGCCATCCGCTTATTTTCTATTTCGGCCACACGGCCACGTTTTTCATCAATAAACTGATGCTCGCCAAATTGATCGATCGGCGTATCAACCCTGAGTTTGAATCGCTCTTTGCCATCGGAGTCGATGAAATGAGCTGGGACGATCTCGATGAAACCCACTATGACTGGCCGCCGGTGCAAGCGGTGCGCGACTACCGCGATCAGGTGAAGGATATCGTATGCCGTCTGATTGATACGATCGATTTTACGCTGCCCATTGACTGGGACAGTCCGCTCTGGCCGGTCATGATGGGGATTGAGCATGAGCGGATTCATCTGGAAACCAGTTCCGTGCTGATCCGCCAGCTGGATCTTGAAAAGGTTCGTCCGCATGCATTTTTCCCGGCCTGTACCGCGGTCGGTCCGGCGATTGAAAACAAACTGGTTGCTGTGGATGGAGGAGACGTTGTGCTGGGCAAAGAGCGGGATCACCGGCTTTATGGGTGGGATAATGAATACGGCCATGCGGAGATGGATGTTCCGCCGTTCCGGGCTTCGCGTTATCTGGTTTCCAACGGGGAATACCTCGGATTTATAAATGCCGGCGGATATGAGGAGGATCGTTACTGGGATGAAGAAGGGCTGGCCTGGCGGAACTATCACCATGCCACGATGCCCGAATTCTGGCGCGGGGAACCCGGAAACTATCGGCTGCGTCTGATGACTGAAGAAATTCCGTTGCCGCTGAACTGGCCGGTGGAAGTCTGTTATCTGGAAGCCAAAGCGTTCTGTAACTGGAAAAGTGAACAGACCGGATGCCATGTCCGGATGCCTGATGAGGCGGAATACCGCCGTCTGCTGCAGGTGGCCGGTCTGGAAGCGGAGCATCACGAATCGCCGATTTCCGCAAACTGGAATCTCGAACATTATGCCTCGTCTGTGCCGGTCGATACCTTTGCGCACGGTGATTTCTACGATGTAGTCGGTAATGTCTGGCAATGGAATGAGACGCCCATTTATCCCTTTGACGGATTTGAAGTTCATCCGCTTTATGATGATTTCACGGTTCCGACTTTTGATAACCGCCACAACCTGATTAAAGGCGGTTCGTGGATTTCCACCGGGAACGAAATCGCACTGCACAGCCGCTATGCCTTCCGTCGCCATTTCTATCAGCATGCCGGATTCCGGTATGTGGTTTCGGATAAACCTGTAAAGACGGATTTTGATGTTTACGAAACCGATGAGCTGGTCTCCCAGTATTGTGAATTCCATTATGGCGATGCATGCTTCGGCATTCCGAATTTTCCGAAAGCCATTGCGCAGATCGCGCTTGAGGCCGTCGAAGCAAAGGGGAAGGCGCTGGATATCGGCTGTTCGGTCGGCCGCACCGCTTTTGAAATTGCCGATGTTTTTGAGGAGGTGGATGCACTCGATTTTTCCGCCCGTTTTGTGCAGGTCGGTGCACGCATGCAGGCAAAAGGTCGTATTCGCTATGAGCGGCAGGAGGAGGGGGAGCTGGTCACGTTCCAGGAGCGGACATTGGAAGGACTCGGATTGACCGGCGATTATTCGAATATCCATTTTCTGCAGCAGGATGCCACCAACATGAAGCCGATCTTCAGCGGCTATGATCTGGTAATTGCGGCCAACCTGATTGACCGGCTGAATAATCCGGCGCGCTTTCTGAAGGAGATCCCGAACCGGATGAACCTGGGAGGGATTCTGCTGATTGCCTCGCCCTATACCTGGCTCGAGGACTTCACGCCGAAATGCAACTGGCTGGGCGGGTTTAAAAAAGATGGAGAGCCGGTGACCACATTGGATGGATTGCATGCACTGCTTGACGACTCTTTTGAAATGATCCGAGAACCGCAGAAGGTTCCGTTTGTGATTCGTGAAACCAGGCATAAGCATCAGCATACGCTTTCGGAAGTGACGCTATGGAAAAAAAAATAG
- a CDS encoding DUF1501 domain-containing protein, whose translation MSRTFTRRRVLGEVSCAGIGTATLMSSLINLKLAGNAAADALLPGNDRKTVVNVLLAGGCDTFNLLLRRDSGYAEYAASRSSLALPNDASLHPLTQISGNDGNLYALHPSCAGLADLFNGAGDFPGTPRLAFITNVGTLVEPTTLSDYLSASVVLPKSLFSHIDQIEQWQTSVPQGMAELRGWGGRMADVLHSAANTGATAMSISLAGNNIYQIGDSTKQMAITRNGALLFESEWDWTQEHHLKNEGLMSLVELQNRHLMRDSFSRHTKESIEAQQAFKVHWDVVEPGFDGLLTDASFPDTYFGKNLRAAAITIKIRADLGLRRNSIFINFGGWDHHGELLNTQAGMLTDLSEGLYQFQLALEELGLAQDVVTFTSSDFGRTLRSNGRGSDHAWGGNAMVMGEPVAGGKVYGTFPSLAIDGADDVGKGGRILPSTSVDVFFAEIARWFGVSATDLPYVLPNIENFIDPVSASQPVGFIKSGRIV comes from the coding sequence ATGAGCAGAACCTTTACAAGACGACGTGTGCTGGGTGAAGTCAGCTGTGCCGGGATCGGAACCGCGACGCTGATGTCCTCGCTGATCAACCTGAAACTGGCCGGCAATGCGGCGGCGGATGCTCTGCTGCCGGGTAATGACCGTAAAACGGTGGTGAATGTACTGCTGGCCGGTGGATGCGATACCTTTAATCTGCTGTTGCGGCGCGACAGCGGCTATGCGGAATATGCCGCGTCACGGAGTTCGCTGGCTTTACCGAATGATGCTTCTTTGCATCCCTTGACGCAAATCAGCGGCAATGACGGCAATCTGTATGCACTGCATCCGAGTTGTGCAGGACTGGCCGACCTGTTTAACGGAGCGGGTGACTTCCCGGGAACGCCGCGGCTGGCTTTTATTACAAATGTCGGCACGCTGGTGGAACCGACGACGCTGTCGGATTATCTGTCGGCCAGCGTGGTACTGCCGAAATCCCTGTTTTCGCATATCGACCAGATTGAACAGTGGCAGACCTCGGTGCCGCAGGGGATGGCCGAACTGCGCGGGTGGGGCGGGCGAATGGCCGATGTGCTGCACAGTGCCGCCAACACGGGGGCGACGGCCATGAGTATTTCGCTGGCCGGAAATAATATCTATCAGATCGGCGATTCCACAAAACAGATGGCGATCACCCGCAATGGGGCTCTGCTGTTCGAAAGCGAATGGGACTGGACGCAGGAACACCATCTGAAAAATGAAGGGCTGATGAGTCTGGTCGAGCTGCAGAACCGGCATCTGATGCGCGACAGCTTTTCCCGGCATACAAAAGAGAGTATTGAAGCGCAGCAGGCTTTTAAGGTGCATTGGGATGTCGTTGAGCCGGGATTTGACGGCCTGCTGACCGATGCTTCTTTTCCGGATACCTATTTCGGTAAAAATCTACGCGCCGCCGCCATTACCATAAAAATCCGCGCCGATCTCGGGTTGCGCCGGAATTCCATCTTTATCAATTTCGGCGGATGGGATCATCACGGGGAGCTGCTCAATACGCAGGCGGGGATGCTGACGGATCTTTCGGAAGGGCTTTATCAGTTTCAGCTGGCTCTGGAGGAGCTCGGTCTGGCGCAGGATGTGGTGACGTTTACCTCTTCCGATTTCGGGCGAACACTGCGTTCCAACGGGCGCGGCAGTGACCACGCCTGGGGCGGAAATGCCATGGTGATGGGTGAGCCGGTCGCGGGTGGAAAAGTTTACGGCACGTTTCCGAGTCTCGCCATCGACGGTGCCGACGATGTGGGGAAAGGCGGGCGCATACTGCCGAGTACCTCGGTGGATGTTTTCTTTGCGGAAATCGCCCGCTGGTTTGGGGTCAGCGCTACAGATCTGCCGTATGTGCTGCCGAATATAGAAAATTTCATTGATCCGGTTTCCGCATCGCAGCCGGTCGGTTTCATTAAATCCGGCCGGATTGTTTGA